From Cheilinus undulatus linkage group 17, ASM1832078v1, whole genome shotgun sequence, one genomic window encodes:
- the LOC121525647 gene encoding zinc finger protein 703-like, protein MKYLPAVDRQSTRIELSETPDGTKSRPGAVVQLLTPLDPLRQAKRLPIRVLKMLTAHTGHLLHPEYLQPLTSAPVSIELDAKKSPLALLAQTCSQIGKPDPPSSSKLGSSCSQTDKEPGSRSSSLKHSEHRLSLDDKCSFKPYNKGSGECRRDGVTTSSSSNSSSSDKVGFRVPSNNSSTNGNPTPGQQSYPPHAASPSSRAGSSTPPGQSQPHKQSQSPGGQQTPHSQTTNGDSAHEQGSPTSTGSNNNALKKDVDTSKRNSDSPHEANSSHARASTNCSNSSSDGGSNHEGGKADSSQPSLGPGRITPISPYKTTQPLFPLPSSNLGYHGSVVGAYAGYPSQFVPGLDPTKPSLSVGSLGVPGKHPSSSPLTGASPPSFMQGLCRDPYCLSYPSVSHLGGSNCNSCIHDPSSTLKSNFPLVYPSHPLHSLHQSSSVSSSLSHPLYTYGFMLPNDPLPHACNWVSAAGPCDKRFATSDELLAHLRTHTALPVGMDSKLLSVSSSGPASCHLHLPHQSSPGSMPSSLSLRAPPSLGLARYHPYSKVHLPPGPSSISLHSLPTTGPYYPHYALYSQRLGSASALGYQ, encoded by the exons ATGAAATATCTCCCCGCTGTGGATCGACAGAGCACGCGCATCGAGCTGAGTGAGACCCCTGACGGTACGAAGTCTCGTCCTGGTGCTGTGGTCCAGTTGTTGACCCCTCTGGACCCTCTTCGGCAGGCAAAGCGGCTTCCTATCCGAGTTCTCAAGATGTTGACTGCGCACACTGGACACTTGCTGCACCCGGAATATTTACAGCCTTTGACGTCCGCACCAGTCAGCATCGAG CTGGATGCCAAGAAGAGTCCCCTGGCCCTGCTGGCTCAGACCTGCTCCCAGATCGGTAAACCAGACCCTCCGTCCTCCTCTAAGCTCGGCTCCTCCTGCAGCCAGACAGACAAGGAGCCCGGCAGTCGCTCGTCCAGCCTGAAGCACAGCGAGCACCGCCTCTCTCTGGATGATAAATGCAGCTTCAAGCCGTACAACAAAGGCAGCGGAGAGTGTCGCAGGGATGGAGtcaccaccagcagcagctctaacagcagcagcagtgataaAGTCGGGTTTAGGGTGCCAAGCAATAATTCTAGCACTAATGGGAATCCAACTCCGGGCCAGCAGTCCTACCCGCCACATGCTGCCTCACCCAGCTCCAGAGCAGGCAGCAGCACCCCTCCTGGACAGTCTCAGCCTCACAAACAGAGCCAGTCTCCAGGTGGACAGCAGACGCCACACTCCCAAACGACAAACGGAGACTCTGCACATGAGCAAGGCAGTCCAACCAGCACGGGCAGCAATAACAACGCCCTAAAGAAAGATGTGGATACCAGCAAGAGGAACTCAGACAGTCCACATGAAGCAAACTCCAGCCACGCTCGAGCCAGCACCAactgcagcaacagcagctctgacgGAGGCTCTAACCACGAGGGAGGGAAAGCAGATTCTTCCCAGCCTAGCCTCGGTCCTGGTCGAATCACACCCATTTCTCCCTATAAGACAACGCAGCCTCTTTTCCCTCTGCCGTCCTCAAATTTGGGCTATCATGGATCTGTAGTTGGAGCATACGCAGGCTACCCGTCTCAGTTTGTACCCGGGCTGGATCCAACAAAGCCCAGCCTCAGCGTCGGAAGCCTGGGAGTCCCTGGAAAGCACCCGAGCTCCAGCCCCCTCACGGGCGCCTCCCCTCCATCCTTCATGCAGGGTTTGTGCAGGGACCCCTACTGTCTAAGCTACCCCAGTGTGTCCCACCTGGGCGGAAGCAACTGCAACTCCTGCATCCACGACCCGTCTTCAACCCTCAAATCAAACTTCCCCTTGGTGTACCCCTCCCACCCTCTTCACTCCCTCCACCAAAGCTCCAGCGTCTCCTCCTCGCTCTCCCACCCACTCTACACATACGGCTTCATGCTCCCAAACGACCCCCTTCCTCACGCCTGTAACTGGGTCTCGGCCGCGGGGCCGTGTGACAAACGTTTTGCCACGTCAGATGAGCTCCTGGCTCACCTCCGCACGCACACGGCCCTGCCTGTGGGCATGGACAGTAAGctgctctctgtctcctcctctggACCCGCCTCCTGCCACCTCCACCTCCCTCATCAGAGCAGCCCCGGCTCCATGCCCAGCTCCCTCTCCCTCAGGGCTCCCCCGAGCCTGGGATTAGCACGCTATCACCCCTACAGTAAAGTCCACCTGCCCCCTGGACCCTCCTCTATCTCCCTACACTCTCTCCCCACCACAGGCCCATATTACCCTCATTACGCCCTCTACAGTCAAAGACTTGGATCTGCATCTGCCTTGGGATACCAATGA